The following are from one region of the Endozoicomonas sp. 4G genome:
- a CDS encoding C2H2-type zinc finger protein gives MLSKNPLIVIFAIAFSVYCSDDHGQENRIPQEQVCLGNSQPIRISLAGGCSRAASDDSAYSEDSGNEDSGSSDESSNKLSDENNTNTETAAQCVNTTVEPFRALNEFSQYCVTLRQNMMNQESISDSEMPIESTDKQTHLPADQRPRIHQCDHEGCHYRTGNKGHLKTHQQTHLPADQRVRAHRCDHEGCNYSTDHKGNLKTHKQSHLPADQRVRAHRCDHEGCVYSTNREGHLKRHQKTHLPADQRPRKSRVHQCDHEGCDYGTDQMSHLKRHKRRHLPVDQRLEMSKEHQCDHEGCNYSSDLASSIKKHKRTHLPADQRHKPHQCDHEGCNYRTDRPSHLERHKQTHLPADQRPRGHHCDHESCDYSTYRADDLRRHKQTHLPYHQRPKRKGYDQPPSNKKRKQDDKKW, from the coding sequence TTGCTATCCAAAAATCCATTGATTGTGATCTTTGCCATTGCCTTTTCTGTGTATTGCTCTGATGACCACGGTCAGGAAAATAGAATACCGCAGGAGCAGGTCTGCTTGGGAAATAGCCAACCTATCCGGATAAGTTTAGCCGGGGGCTGCAGTCGGGCAGCCTCTGATGATAGTGCCTACAGCGAAGACAGTGGCAATGAAGACAGCGGCTCCTCTGATGAAAGCAGCAACAAACTTTCTGACGAAAACAACACTAATACTGAAACGGCTGCTCAGTGTGTAAACACGACAGTTGAACCTTTTCGGGCATTAAATGAATTCAGTCAGTATTGTGTGACCCTGAGACAGAATATGATGAATCAGGAGTCCATTTCAGACAGTGAAATGCCCATTGAGTCAACCGACAAACAGACCCACCTGCCTGCTGACCAGAGACCCAGGATACACCAGTGTGACCATGAGGGCTGCCACTACCGCACCGGCAACAAAGGCCATCTGAAAACGCACCAACAAACCCACCTGCCTGCCGACCAGAGAGTCAGGGCGCACCGGTGTGACCATGAGGGTTGCAACTACAGCACCGACCACAAGGGAAATCTGAAAACGCACAAACAGAGCCATCTGCCTGCCGACCAGAGAGTCAGGGCGCACCGGTGTGACCATGAGGGCTGCGTCTACAGCACCAACCGTGAGGGTCATCTGAAAAGGCACCAAAAAACCCACCTGCCTGCCGACCAGAGACCCAGAAAATCCAGGGTGCACCAGTGTGACCACGAGGGCTGCGACTACGGCACCGACCAAATGAGCCATCTGAAAAGGCACAAACGGAGACACCTGCCTGTCGATCAGAGACTCGAGATGTCCAAGGAACACCAGTGTGACCATGAGGGCTGCAACTACAGCTCCGATCTGGCGAGTAGTATCAAAAAGCACAAACGAACCCACCTGCCTGCCGACCAGAGACACAAGCCGCACCAGTGTGACCATGAAGGCTGCAACTACCGCACCGACCGGCCGAGCCATTTGGAAAGGCACAAACAGACTCACCTGCCTGCCGACCAGAGACCCAGGGGGCACCACTGTGACCACGAGAGCTGTGACTACAGCACCTACCGGGCGGACGATCTAAGAAGGCACAAACAGACCCACCTGCCTTACCACCAGAGACCCAAAAGAAAAGGGTATGACCAGCCGCCATCTAACAAGAAAAGAAAGCAGGATGATAAAAAATGGTAA